From one Nonomuraea polychroma genomic stretch:
- a CDS encoding SDR family oxidoreductase, producing MSGIKRVTSASQPPLRLLTAVSARKDAGSSPTGIVGRSLARQLLDAGERVRVLAEPDQLDGWPDGVEVAEGSITRPLERPEVFAGVDGVFLAGAVPATVQDALEAAQGAGVRRIVTLSSHGPEYEEAYPPETWFWLAIERAVEGSGMEWTHIRPSAVMGAMIEGTYPATGSDWPDTIRAERMVREAFMEDGHYPFIHEDDLAAVAMAALHADDYVGTVLEAVGLPISTRSRVASIAQAIGCDIAAVEVTPDDSRANWRRRGWPDSGIDVTLYALQEYGARLAELTQWTLDQRPSVREIISRPLRGFDDWALENAHLFR from the coding sequence ATGAGTGGAATCAAGCGGGTCACGAGTGCGTCGCAACCTCCACTTCGCCTGCTGACTGCCGTCAGCGCCAGGAAGGACGCGGGCAGCAGCCCCACGGGGATCGTCGGACGGAGCCTGGCGCGCCAGCTGCTGGATGCCGGGGAACGAGTACGCGTTCTTGCCGAACCCGACCAGCTGGACGGCTGGCCCGACGGCGTCGAGGTCGCCGAGGGGTCCATCACCCGGCCGCTGGAGCGCCCGGAGGTCTTCGCCGGCGTTGACGGCGTCTTTCTTGCCGGAGCCGTGCCGGCGACGGTGCAGGATGCGCTGGAAGCCGCCCAGGGTGCCGGAGTGCGGCGGATCGTCACGCTGTCCTCGCACGGGCCGGAATACGAGGAGGCATACCCGCCCGAGACGTGGTTCTGGCTGGCCATCGAGCGGGCCGTCGAAGGCTCGGGCATGGAGTGGACCCACATCCGCCCGTCAGCAGTGATGGGCGCGATGATCGAAGGTACCTACCCGGCCACGGGGTCGGACTGGCCGGACACTATCCGGGCTGAGCGCATGGTGCGCGAGGCCTTCATGGAGGACGGCCACTATCCCTTCATCCACGAGGACGACCTCGCCGCCGTCGCGATGGCGGCGCTGCACGCCGATGACTATGTCGGCACCGTTCTCGAAGCGGTCGGACTACCGATCAGCACCCGGTCACGGGTGGCGAGCATCGCCCAAGCCATCGGATGCGACATCGCCGCCGTCGAGGTGACGCCCGACGACAGCCGCGCGAACTGGCGGCGTCGCGGCTGGCCCGACAGCGGCATCGACGTGACGCTGTACGCCCTCCAGGAGTACGGCGCCCGGCTCGCCGAGCTCACCCAGTGGACGCTCGACCAGCGGCCGTCCGTACGCGAGATCATCAGCCGCCCGCTGCGCGGTTTCGATGACTGGGCGCTCGAGAATGCCCACCTGTTCCGCTGA